In Desulfopila inferna, a single genomic region encodes these proteins:
- a CDS encoding iron-sulfur cluster biosynthesis family protein, with protein sequence MLNITKEAAQQLKEFRERRGPDSSVRLGILSGNKSGASLGVIVDEKTDSDKTFSFDGLEVIIDKALLEYCENIEVEYVLQEGGGCGGGGFKITPRNPV encoded by the coding sequence ATGCTGAATATAACCAAAGAGGCTGCACAGCAGCTTAAGGAATTCCGGGAGAGGAGGGGGCCTGACTCTTCTGTACGTCTTGGTATTCTTTCTGGAAACAAGAGCGGAGCCTCACTCGGAGTAATTGTCGATGAAAAGACCGACAGCGACAAGACCTTCTCCTTTGATGGCCTTGAGGTGATTATTGATAAAGCTCTGCTGGAGTATTGCGAAAATATCGAAGTTGAGTATGTCTTGCAGGAAGGAGGCGGCTGCGGCGGCGGAGGATTTAAAATTACGCCGAGAAATCCGGTTTAG
- a CDS encoding amino acid ABC transporter permease: MDPFYTQELIPALNRGLVMSTMLIVPSVLFGLIGGVIVGTVRVYGPPAAQRLLNGYTSVFRGVPLMVQLFILYYGLPNIGIYFEAYTAAVVGFILCSSAYHSEYIRGALLSIKSGQMRAASALGMSKIQALVWIIIPQAFRNALPGCGNEIIYLIKYSSLAYIVSCIELTGEARAVAAQTFRFTESFMVVACYYLFLVTVATYLLEKFEKRLAIPGFGMKSR, translated from the coding sequence ATGGATCCGTTTTATACCCAGGAACTCATCCCGGCCCTGAACAGAGGCCTGGTGATGAGCACAATGCTTATCGTGCCTTCCGTTCTTTTCGGCTTGATCGGCGGTGTCATTGTCGGCACGGTACGGGTTTACGGACCTCCGGCGGCGCAACGGCTGCTCAACGGTTACACCTCGGTCTTCCGCGGGGTGCCGCTGATGGTGCAGCTGTTCATTCTCTATTACGGACTGCCCAACATCGGTATCTACTTCGAGGCCTATACGGCTGCGGTGGTTGGATTTATTCTGTGCAGTTCGGCCTATCATTCCGAATACATCCGCGGTGCCCTGCTCTCGATCAAATCCGGACAGATGCGTGCGGCATCGGCGCTGGGCATGAGCAAAATACAGGCGCTCGTCTGGATCATCATTCCTCAGGCCTTCCGCAACGCCCTGCCCGGCTGCGGCAATGAAATCATCTATCTGATCAAGTACTCCTCGCTGGCCTATATCGTCAGCTGCATCGAACTGACAGGGGAGGCGCGGGCCGTCGCGGCCCAGACCTTCCGCTTCACCGAATCCTTCATGGTCGTGGCCTGCTATTATCTGTTTCTGGTCACGGTAGCTACCTATCTCCTGGAAAAATTCGAAAAACGACTGGCCATTCCCGGATTCGGGATGAAAAGCAGATAA
- a CDS encoding putative signal transducing protein: MIQVYSAAHPTEAHMVKGILEAQGIACIVQGETLFGSRGELPITPETAPTVWIIEEDRYKEARLIVWQYEKSIREQSATKETWTCLSCGEELEEQFTHCWKCGMPRHIPPLQK, translated from the coding sequence ATGATACAAGTTTATTCAGCAGCGCATCCCACTGAAGCCCATATGGTCAAAGGAATATTGGAGGCACAGGGAATTGCCTGCATAGTGCAGGGCGAAACTCTGTTCGGCAGTCGAGGGGAACTTCCCATAACTCCTGAAACGGCTCCCACCGTCTGGATAATTGAAGAGGACAGGTATAAAGAGGCGCGCCTCATTGTCTGGCAGTATGAAAAGTCAATAAGAGAACAATCCGCCACTAAGGAAACCTGGACCTGTTTATCCTGCGGGGAGGAGCTGGAAGAACAGTTTACCCATTGTTGGAAATGCGGGATGCCGCGTCATATCCCACCATTGCAAAAATAG
- a CDS encoding response regulator, with the protein MRIRFKLLLYTFTLVLLTTVATMGGAMYLDYIETTRENYARLNGASINFQRRISDIIRESLQHFRYFSQDSQIPALVRRDCDPSGSPGDRVLIDGLYGFAWGAGAKNFGLYCLQEDGGEGLRYFYSEPKGGLVRIEEDGRGTLFHPHRHGYSEIAINGHPGYPVRLVPGERLRLEKDGAVGTSLVLSLEYRSPLHASDVPAGAHLGHLVMQQNLAELSRSFTEEIGLGFALFDRGGRPVGGSMALSELAGPVPPATQHDIVTDGNGKAYDTVLRPLVFDGELLGYVAVGIPVSETMQGIKNSAWLLSFIDGIILLLFVGVSSLLIAYIIRPIQDLTLSARQIAAGDLDHPVRTGSRDEIGELAIAFNQMLENLRHKTTSIEKLQRAEEALLQESTTRRILVEQSRDGIVILNQQGEVHEANQRFAEMLGYSLEEVRELHVWDWDTCWDREQLLGMLQEVDDAGDFFETRHRRRDGSCLDVEISTNGAVCGDRKLVFCVCRDITERKCAEQDLKRAKEEAETANLAKSRFLAIMSHEIRTPMNGVIGMIGLLLDTELDDKQRHYAQTVQINAKALLAIINDILDFSKIEAGMVELEEIEFNPRGLLDDLAHTMGVPAEQKGLEFICAVAPEVPLRLGGDPGRLRQVLVNLAANAVKFTTTGRVEVGVELHRREEDRVFLQFVIEDTGIGISMEKRESVFSSFTQADASTSRRYGGTGLGLSISRQLVRLMGGDIDLVSEVGGGSRFSFILSFAEIPENEPPWREKLIGCTVLVADGSTANRRLLARLLRFWQVNVVETADGEKVLPLLREAQAQGRPFTAAFIDLGMSSGETVVRRLAESEILTRPQLLLMASLEQHRNLYDQEFEDIGKVLIKPLRHADLCRHLAEVFMTQDSAQNEIAIEGPLPAALPQYGDASILLAEDNATNRLIMVGILHKYGFTNIDMAASGAEALRAMEDKLYDLVFMDVQMPEMDGLEATRIVRAGKGPNAGTPIIALTAYAMTEDRRLCLEAGMDDYLTKPVDPENILAAIERCLS; encoded by the coding sequence ATGAGAATACGTTTTAAGCTGCTGTTGTATACCTTTACTCTCGTTCTGCTGACGACAGTCGCAACCATGGGAGGGGCGATGTATCTTGACTACATCGAGACCACCCGGGAGAATTATGCCCGCCTGAACGGCGCCTCGATCAATTTCCAGAGAAGGATCAGCGACATCATCCGCGAATCGCTGCAGCATTTCCGCTATTTTTCGCAAGACTCCCAAATTCCCGCGCTGGTCAGACGCGACTGCGACCCGTCCGGCAGCCCGGGCGACCGTGTCCTCATCGATGGGCTCTACGGCTTTGCCTGGGGCGCCGGGGCAAAAAACTTCGGCCTCTACTGTTTGCAGGAGGATGGCGGTGAGGGCCTCCGATATTTCTACAGTGAGCCTAAAGGCGGCCTGGTCAGGATCGAGGAGGATGGCCGAGGCACGCTTTTTCATCCGCACCGGCACGGCTACAGCGAAATAGCGATAAATGGCCATCCCGGCTATCCCGTACGTCTGGTCCCGGGCGAGCGCCTGCGTCTGGAAAAAGATGGTGCAGTGGGGACGAGCCTGGTCCTCAGCCTGGAATATCGCTCGCCATTGCATGCAAGCGATGTGCCGGCAGGTGCTCATCTTGGCCATCTGGTCATGCAACAGAATCTGGCGGAGTTGAGCCGGTCCTTCACCGAAGAGATCGGCCTCGGCTTTGCATTGTTCGATAGGGGAGGACGTCCGGTCGGCGGCAGCATGGCGCTGTCAGAGCTGGCGGGGCCAGTCCCGCCTGCCACGCAGCACGACATCGTGACCGACGGCAACGGCAAGGCATACGACACAGTGCTGCGGCCCCTGGTCTTCGACGGCGAGCTGCTCGGCTATGTTGCCGTGGGCATTCCGGTGAGCGAGACGATGCAGGGGATAAAGAACTCTGCCTGGCTGCTGAGCTTCATTGACGGCATCATCCTGCTCCTCTTCGTCGGTGTTTCCTCGCTGCTGATCGCCTATATCATCCGCCCGATCCAGGATCTCACTCTTTCGGCCAGACAGATCGCTGCGGGCGATCTCGATCATCCGGTGCGTACCGGATCGCGGGACGAGATCGGCGAACTGGCCATTGCTTTCAATCAGATGCTGGAAAATCTGCGCCACAAGACCACCTCGATCGAAAAGTTGCAGAGGGCTGAAGAAGCGCTGCTGCAGGAAAGCACTACCCGACGCATCCTGGTGGAGCAGTCACGCGACGGTATCGTCATTCTCAACCAGCAGGGCGAGGTGCATGAGGCCAATCAGCGCTTCGCCGAAATGCTCGGTTATTCCCTTGAGGAGGTGCGCGAACTGCATGTCTGGGACTGGGATACGTGCTGGGATCGAGAGCAACTTCTCGGCATGCTGCAGGAGGTCGATGATGCCGGAGACTTTTTCGAGACCCGTCATCGCCGCAGGGACGGCTCCTGCCTGGATGTCGAAATCAGCACCAACGGCGCCGTCTGCGGCGACCGCAAGCTGGTGTTCTGCGTGTGCCGCGACATTACCGAGCGCAAATGCGCCGAGCAGGACCTCAAAAGGGCCAAGGAGGAAGCAGAGACGGCCAACCTGGCCAAAAGCCGCTTCCTGGCCATCATGAGTCACGAAATCCGTACACCGATGAATGGGGTCATCGGCATGATCGGCCTGCTGCTCGACACCGAGCTGGACGACAAGCAGCGTCATTACGCTCAGACGGTGCAGATCAATGCAAAGGCCCTGCTGGCAATCATCAACGACATTCTCGACTTTTCCAAGATCGAGGCCGGCATGGTCGAACTCGAGGAGATAGAATTCAACCCGCGCGGTCTGCTTGATGATCTGGCGCATACCATGGGCGTGCCGGCGGAGCAGAAGGGGCTGGAATTCATCTGCGCCGTTGCGCCGGAAGTTCCCCTTCGGCTGGGTGGCGATCCCGGTCGCCTGCGTCAGGTTCTGGTCAATCTGGCCGCCAATGCCGTGAAATTCACCACGACCGGCCGGGTCGAGGTGGGTGTCGAGTTGCATCGCCGGGAAGAGGATAGGGTCTTTCTTCAGTTCGTCATCGAAGATACCGGCATTGGCATCAGCATGGAAAAGCGGGAGAGCGTCTTCAGCAGCTTTACCCAGGCCGACGCCTCGACCTCGCGCAGATACGGCGGAACCGGCCTTGGGCTGTCGATCTCCAGGCAGCTGGTCAGACTTATGGGCGGCGATATTGATCTGGTCAGCGAGGTCGGCGGCGGATCGCGGTTTTCTTTTATCCTTTCTTTTGCGGAAATCCCGGAAAATGAGCCGCCCTGGCGAGAGAAACTGATCGGCTGTACTGTTCTGGTGGCGGACGGAAGCACTGCCAACCGCCGGCTGCTGGCACGACTGTTGCGGTTCTGGCAAGTCAATGTCGTGGAAACCGCCGACGGCGAAAAGGTGCTGCCGCTGCTCAGGGAGGCGCAGGCACAGGGCCGGCCGTTTACCGCGGCCTTCATCGATCTCGGTATGTCGAGCGGCGAAACTGTGGTGCGCCGGCTTGCCGAGTCCGAAATTCTGACCCGGCCGCAACTGCTGCTCATGGCCTCGCTGGAACAGCACCGCAACCTCTATGACCAGGAGTTCGAGGATATCGGCAAGGTCCTGATCAAGCCGTTGCGCCATGCCGATCTGTGCCGGCATCTGGCGGAGGTTTTCATGACCCAGGATTCGGCGCAGAACGAAATCGCCATCGAAGGGCCGCTGCCTGCTGCCTTGCCCCAATATGGCGACGCCTCTATCCTGCTGGCAGAGGACAATGCCACCAACCGGTTGATCATGGTCGGCATTCTGCACAAGTATGGCTTTACCAATATCGATATGGCAGCCAGCGGCGCCGAGGCCTTGCGGGCCATGGAGGACAAGCTGTACGATCTGGTGTTCATGGATGTGCAGATGCCAGAGATGGACGGCCTGGAGGCCACGCGCATCGTGCGCGCCGGAAAGGGCCCCAATGCCGGGACGCCGATCATCGCTTTGACGGCCTATGCCATGACGGAAGACCGCCGGCTCTGTCTTGAGGCCGGCATGGATGATTATTTGACCAAACCAGTCGATCCGGAAAACATTCTGGCGGCCATCGAGCGCTGCCTCTCTTGA
- a CDS encoding Mut7-C RNAse domain-containing protein, with amino-acid sequence MNSLGIRCIFHGNLAELLPKKYRDNEDIYPLNRRAAIKDIIESLSIPHTEVGKIEKDGEQTTFHHIGVAGEMFHIYPFSSDTPVLQPTILRPQPFSSISFMADDTVRKLRRNMRMAGLNTAAAPHKQLTEIAISATRKQRILVSRNRDLLKCKDVVFGQLVRSGDHVLQLREVFCRYTFAERPTPFSRCLECNNVLQDVKKEEILDQLQPLTRKYYFTFKKCPGCAKIYWHGSHLEKMQRILDSAVS; translated from the coding sequence ATGAACAGTCTCGGCATCAGATGCATTTTTCATGGTAATCTCGCCGAACTTCTGCCGAAGAAATACAGGGATAATGAGGATATTTATCCTCTGAACCGACGAGCGGCTATAAAGGACATTATCGAATCCCTGAGTATCCCTCATACCGAGGTGGGAAAAATTGAAAAAGATGGAGAGCAGACCACCTTTCACCATATTGGTGTTGCAGGTGAAATGTTCCATATCTATCCCTTTTCTTCCGATACACCGGTTCTGCAGCCCACCATTCTTCGCCCGCAACCCTTCTCCTCCATCTCTTTTATGGCAGATGATACCGTCCGCAAGCTGCGCCGCAACATGCGCATGGCCGGTCTGAACACCGCTGCAGCTCCCCACAAGCAACTGACGGAAATCGCCATCTCGGCAACAAGGAAGCAACGGATTCTGGTAAGCAGAAACCGCGATCTTCTTAAATGTAAAGATGTCGTCTTTGGTCAACTTGTCAGATCAGGAGATCATGTCCTCCAGCTCAGGGAGGTATTCTGCCGCTATACCTTCGCAGAGCGGCCGACTCCCTTCAGTCGCTGCCTGGAATGCAACAATGTTTTGCAGGATGTGAAAAAGGAGGAGATTCTCGATCAGCTCCAACCCCTGACCCGGAAATACTATTTCACCTTCAAAAAATGCCCGGGCTGCGCAAAGATCTATTGGCACGGATCACATCTGGAGAAGATGCAGAGGATATTGGATTCGGCCGTGTCGTAG
- a CDS encoding ABC transporter permease subunit, with amino-acid sequence MLYQKVLVILDALPYILQGAGITLVIVIGALFLGLVMGLPLALIQVYGHPVLKRIIGLYVWFFRGVPILILMFLFYFGIFELLHLNLSAFATTALVLGMTSAAYQSQIFRGSIQSLPQGQLKAALALGMNRRQAIASIILPQTLRISIPAWSNEYSIILKDSALAYVVGAMDMFTRTHFVASRTYEHLTLFVFVGCIYLVITIFGLRLLARLEKKLRIPGYTS; translated from the coding sequence GTGCTCTACCAAAAGGTGCTCGTCATACTGGATGCCTTGCCCTATATCCTGCAGGGTGCCGGAATAACCCTGGTCATCGTCATCGGGGCTCTGTTCCTCGGCCTGGTCATGGGGTTGCCCCTGGCGCTCATCCAGGTATACGGCCACCCGGTGCTGAAGAGAATCATCGGCTTGTATGTCTGGTTTTTCCGGGGGGTTCCCATTCTCATTTTGATGTTTCTTTTTTATTTCGGCATATTCGAGCTTCTTCATCTTAATCTCTCCGCCTTTGCCACCACCGCTCTCGTGCTTGGCATGACCAGTGCGGCATACCAGTCACAGATCTTCCGCGGTTCGATTCAGTCCCTCCCCCAGGGGCAGCTCAAGGCAGCTCTGGCGTTGGGTATGAACCGCAGACAGGCGATTGCCTCGATTATTCTGCCCCAGACCCTGCGCATCTCCATCCCGGCATGGTCGAATGAATATTCGATCATCCTTAAGGATTCAGCGCTGGCATATGTGGTCGGGGCCATGGACATGTTCACCCGCACCCATTTCGTCGCCTCGAGGACATATGAGCACCTCACCCTGTTCGTCTTCGTCGGCTGCATCTATCTTGTCATCACCATCTTTGGGCTGCGGCTCCTGGCTCGACTGGAAAAGAAGCTGCGCATCCCCGGATATACCTCCTGA
- a CDS encoding amino acid ABC transporter ATP-binding protein → MTTPALSARNICVTLGGKKILSNVSITLPAGSLKVLIGPSGGGKSTFLQTLNHLIPHDSGSIELDGRTVDFTNTKELYAYRQQVGMIFQDFNLFDHLNALDNVAIALRKVKGMKKAAANERAAEELARVGLQDKKMLFPAELSGGQKQRVAIARALAMDPKVLLLDEPTSALDPELVGEVLSVIRDLTREGLTMLMATHQMDFAQALADEILFMQQGSVIEQGSPAELLSATAGSRTRDFCARLDGIGGS, encoded by the coding sequence ATGACGACACCCGCATTATCGGCTCGAAACATCTGCGTCACCCTCGGCGGCAAAAAGATCCTCAGCAACGTCTCCATCACCCTGCCGGCGGGCTCGCTGAAGGTATTGATCGGCCCCTCAGGTGGAGGAAAATCGACATTCCTGCAGACTCTCAATCATCTCATCCCGCATGACAGCGGCAGTATCGAACTGGACGGCAGAACAGTTGATTTCACCAACACAAAAGAACTGTACGCCTATCGTCAGCAGGTCGGCATGATCTTCCAGGATTTCAATCTCTTCGATCACCTTAACGCTCTGGACAATGTAGCAATCGCCCTGCGCAAGGTGAAGGGAATGAAAAAGGCCGCCGCCAATGAGCGTGCCGCCGAAGAACTTGCCAGGGTCGGATTGCAGGATAAAAAGATGCTTTTTCCGGCCGAACTCTCCGGCGGCCAGAAGCAGCGTGTCGCCATCGCCCGGGCGCTGGCCATGGATCCGAAGGTACTGCTCCTGGATGAGCCGACCTCTGCGTTAGATCCGGAGTTGGTTGGGGAGGTTCTTTCAGTCATTCGCGACCTTACCAGGGAAGGACTGACCATGTTGATGGCCACGCATCAAATGGACTTCGCCCAGGCCCTTGCCGATGAAATACTCTTCATGCAGCAGGGCAGCGTCATCGAGCAGGGCAGCCCGGCGGAACTGCTCAGCGCGACAGCCGGCAGCAGGACGCGGGACTTCTGTGCCCGTCTGGACGGCATCGGGGGCAGTTGA
- a CDS encoding heavy metal translocating P-type ATPase codes for MEYKKTGHQEKPGKGNNSASKKHEHSEHRDHKQQEGRHAGHSVAMFRDKFWICLALTIPALIWEPMLQGWFNYTAPKFPGSSYIPAIFSTIVFFYGGWVFLQGAYRELSERQPGMMTLISLAILVAFIYSAAVTLGYEGKQLWWELATLVTIMLLGHWIEMRSIFQAQGALKELAKLLPDTALRLKEGDQTEEVPVSELGQGDLLLIRPGSNIPADGIIKSGKSSVNESMITGESKPVEKHEGDKVIAGTVNDQGSLRVEVTETGDKTALAGIMRMVEEAQSSRSQSQGLADRAASYLTYVAIGAGFLTLSAWMIAGASLDFSITRTVTVLVIACPHALGLAVPLVIAISTTLGARNGLLVRDRRGLEEAQYVDTVVFDKTGTLTLGEHRVVETVALEESENGTSLRLAAAVEHDSEHPIARALQHSAEEQDLDVPGATDFQAIAGHGVEATVEGRQLRVGGPALLHKFGVESESRLREAAERYSSNGQAAVYLVEDTRALAVFAIADAVRPESKEAVQSLHDADIEVAILTGDSQGVADAVARELNIDTVFAQVLPEDKANKIEELQNQGKRVAMVGDGVNDAPALVKADIGIAIGTGTDVAVEAGDVVLVRSDPRDVPRIINLSKLSHRKMVQNLWWAAGYNIVAIPLAAGVLAWAGILLAPAAGAILMSASTVIVAINAKLLQKARL; via the coding sequence ATGGAGTATAAAAAAACCGGCCATCAAGAGAAACCCGGAAAAGGCAATAATAGTGCATCCAAAAAGCATGAGCACTCTGAGCACCGCGATCATAAACAGCAGGAGGGTCGTCATGCCGGGCATAGTGTCGCCATGTTCCGCGATAAGTTCTGGATCTGCCTGGCGCTGACGATTCCCGCGCTGATCTGGGAGCCGATGTTGCAGGGGTGGTTTAATTATACGGCACCCAAATTCCCCGGCTCGTCCTATATTCCCGCCATATTTTCTACCATCGTATTCTTCTATGGGGGTTGGGTATTCCTGCAGGGCGCCTATAGGGAGCTATCCGAGCGACAGCCGGGAATGATGACCCTGATTTCACTAGCTATACTGGTTGCCTTCATTTACAGTGCCGCCGTGACCCTCGGCTATGAAGGGAAACAATTATGGTGGGAGCTTGCCACTCTGGTGACGATCATGCTGTTGGGACACTGGATTGAGATGCGCTCGATTTTTCAGGCTCAGGGAGCGCTCAAAGAGCTGGCCAAGCTGCTCCCCGATACGGCCTTGAGACTGAAAGAGGGTGACCAGACAGAAGAGGTGCCCGTCAGTGAGCTTGGGCAGGGAGATCTGCTGCTTATCCGCCCGGGGTCGAACATACCTGCCGACGGCATCATTAAAAGCGGCAAGAGTTCCGTTAATGAATCCATGATCACAGGTGAGTCGAAACCTGTTGAGAAGCATGAAGGGGACAAAGTCATTGCCGGAACAGTCAATGACCAGGGATCGCTAAGAGTCGAAGTTACCGAAACCGGAGACAAAACCGCCCTGGCCGGCATCATGCGTATGGTTGAAGAGGCACAGTCTTCTCGTTCGCAGTCGCAGGGGCTGGCTGACCGGGCCGCTTCTTATCTGACATATGTTGCTATAGGTGCCGGTTTCCTTACGTTGTCCGCCTGGATGATAGCAGGGGCATCGCTGGATTTCTCCATCACCCGTACGGTGACGGTACTGGTAATCGCCTGCCCGCACGCCCTTGGTCTTGCGGTACCGCTGGTCATCGCCATTTCGACCACACTTGGGGCGCGGAATGGTTTGCTGGTTCGTGATCGGAGGGGGTTGGAGGAAGCCCAATATGTGGATACTGTCGTATTTGATAAAACCGGTACCCTGACCCTTGGAGAACACCGGGTTGTCGAGACCGTGGCGCTTGAGGAGTCCGAAAACGGCACCTCGTTGCGGCTGGCGGCGGCGGTGGAGCACGACTCGGAACACCCCATTGCCCGCGCCCTGCAGCACAGTGCCGAGGAGCAGGATCTTGATGTTCCCGGTGCTACCGACTTTCAGGCAATTGCCGGTCATGGTGTAGAGGCCACGGTGGAGGGGCGTCAATTACGTGTCGGTGGTCCGGCATTGTTGCACAAATTCGGAGTAGAGAGCGAATCCCGGCTCAGAGAAGCGGCGGAGCGCTATAGCTCGAACGGACAGGCTGCAGTATATCTGGTAGAGGACACACGGGCGCTGGCGGTATTCGCCATTGCCGATGCGGTCCGCCCAGAGTCCAAAGAGGCGGTTCAGAGCCTTCATGATGCCGATATCGAGGTAGCTATATTGACAGGTGATTCACAAGGTGTGGCGGATGCCGTGGCCAGGGAGCTGAACATCGATACCGTCTTCGCTCAGGTGCTTCCGGAGGATAAAGCCAATAAAATCGAGGAACTGCAAAATCAGGGCAAACGTGTTGCCATGGTTGGAGACGGGGTCAACGATGCCCCGGCACTGGTGAAGGCAGATATAGGCATAGCCATCGGAACAGGTACCGATGTTGCCGTGGAAGCCGGAGACGTGGTGCTGGTCCGCTCGGATCCGCGCGATGTTCCCCGGATCATCAACCTCAGCAAGCTGAGCCACAGGAAGATGGTGCAGAATCTCTGGTGGGCGGCGGGTTATAATATCGTAGCCATTCCATTGGCCGCAGGGGTGCTGGCATGGGCGGGCATCCTGCTGGCTCCGGCCGCCGGTGCGATTCTGATGTCGGCCAGTACTGTAATTGTGGCAATTAACGCCAAACTTTTGCAGAAAGCCCGTCTGTAA
- a CDS encoding ABC transporter substrate-binding protein, which translates to MLKRVLTLMTILSVFCAPTVFARTVVNGIDANYPPFAYVDKNGNPAGFDVDAMNWIAEEMGFEVEHKPMEWSTIVQSVVARKIDTVMSGMTITDERKKQVNFSIPYWTVENVFVVREDSDLTAEQIMASKGRVGYQAGTSDGKWLAEANEKEGWGLELRQYDSAPQIVTEIINGRIIAGGMNMSPAQDAIDKKKPVKIAGTFGIREDFGVAMRYEEKELEKLINDGLRKLMADPYWEELKAKHIKDKK; encoded by the coding sequence ATGTTGAAAAGAGTATTGACACTGATGACAATCCTGAGCGTTTTTTGCGCTCCGACCGTATTTGCCCGCACCGTGGTCAACGGGATCGATGCAAACTATCCTCCCTTTGCCTATGTTGATAAAAACGGCAATCCCGCTGGATTTGACGTCGATGCAATGAACTGGATCGCTGAGGAAATGGGCTTTGAGGTAGAGCATAAACCCATGGAGTGGTCAACGATAGTCCAGTCCGTTGTCGCTAGAAAAATCGATACGGTCATGTCCGGCATGACCATCACCGACGAGCGCAAGAAGCAGGTCAACTTCTCCATTCCCTACTGGACAGTCGAGAACGTCTTCGTTGTCAGAGAAGACAGCGATCTGACCGCAGAGCAGATCATGGCTTCAAAGGGAAGAGTGGGTTATCAGGCAGGCACCAGCGACGGCAAGTGGCTGGCCGAAGCCAACGAAAAGGAAGGCTGGGGTCTCGAGCTGCGTCAATATGATTCCGCACCGCAGATTGTCACCGAGATAATCAACGGACGCATTATAGCCGGCGGCATGAATATGAGCCCGGCCCAGGATGCCATCGACAAGAAAAAGCCGGTGAAGATCGCCGGTACCTTCGGCATCCGTGAGGATTTCGGCGTGGCCATGCGCTATGAGGAAAAGGAGCTTGAAAAACTTATCAACGACGGCCTGCGGAAATTGATGGCAGATCCCTATTGGGAGGAGCTCAAGGCCAAACATATCAAAGATAAGAAGTAA
- a CDS encoding histidine phosphatase family protein: MKIPIIAETTGGVIFLLLLIFTVKYSAAGAVNDAELWKALKSGGHFALIRHAVAPGTGDPPRFSLNDCRTQRNLSQKGRRQAEEIGNRFRYYGIDTARVYSSQWCRCLETAVLLGLGPVKQLPLLNSFFRQHEQRNEQTDKLRNWLRHQKFNDKPIVLVTHQVNITAFAGVFPQSGEIVVVSVSNEGEFTIAGTIITD; the protein is encoded by the coding sequence ATGAAAATCCCAATTATTGCCGAAACGACTGGTGGAGTAATTTTTCTGCTACTGCTCATTTTTACCGTCAAATATTCAGCGGCCGGAGCGGTGAATGATGCTGAATTGTGGAAGGCTTTGAAATCAGGTGGACATTTTGCTCTTATCCGTCACGCTGTCGCGCCTGGGACAGGAGATCCTCCACGGTTTTCTCTGAATGACTGCCGCACACAGCGCAATCTCTCGCAGAAGGGACGCAGACAGGCAGAGGAAATCGGCAACCGTTTCCGCTATTACGGCATCGATACCGCGCGGGTGTATTCCAGCCAATGGTGCCGCTGTCTGGAAACGGCCGTCCTGCTGGGGCTTGGACCGGTTAAGCAATTGCCCTTACTGAATTCCTTTTTCAGGCAACATGAACAAAGAAATGAGCAGACAGACAAGCTTCGTAATTGGCTTAGACACCAGAAATTCAATGACAAACCAATTGTGCTGGTGACCCATCAGGTCAATATAACCGCTTTTGCAGGCGTCTTTCCACAGTCAGGTGAGATTGTGGTTGTCAGCGTAAGCAATGAGGGCGAGTTTACGATAGCGGGCACTATAATAACTGATTGA